In Halomonas alkalicola, the following proteins share a genomic window:
- a CDS encoding ABC transporter ATP-binding protein, producing the protein MAEPALSIRGLTKVYGNGFEALKGIDLDVAEGDFFALLGPNGAGKSTTLGVVCSLVQKSAGKVSIFGIDIDRDFPRAKYHLGVVPQEFNFNQFEKVIDIVLAQAGYYGMPRREALPRAEELLRDLGLWDKRNGSARMLSGGMKRRLMIARALMHRPRLLILDEPTAGVDIELRRSMWDYMRRINREEGTTIILTTHYLEEAESLCRNVAIINHGEIVRNTGVRELLAELDTETFLLDLAAPVEAAPELPGFEVSRVEPAQLALVVHRGQRINDAFRSLSELGIEVVSMRNRANRLEEMFVSMVEQGNDALDKAAADAEARP; encoded by the coding sequence ATGGCCGAACCGGCTCTCTCCATCCGTGGCCTCACCAAGGTCTACGGCAATGGCTTCGAGGCCCTCAAGGGCATCGACCTCGACGTCGCCGAGGGCGACTTCTTCGCGCTGCTGGGCCCCAACGGCGCCGGCAAGTCCACCACCCTGGGGGTGGTCTGCTCGTTGGTGCAGAAGAGCGCCGGCAAGGTCTCCATCTTCGGCATCGACATCGATCGCGACTTCCCCCGCGCCAAGTACCACCTGGGCGTGGTGCCCCAGGAGTTCAACTTCAACCAGTTCGAGAAGGTCATCGATATCGTGCTGGCCCAGGCCGGCTACTACGGCATGCCGCGGCGCGAGGCGCTGCCCCGCGCCGAAGAGCTGCTGCGCGACCTCGGCCTGTGGGACAAGCGCAACGGCAGCGCGCGCATGCTCTCGGGCGGCATGAAGCGCCGCCTGATGATCGCCCGCGCCCTGATGCACCGGCCTAGGCTGCTGATCCTCGACGAGCCCACCGCCGGCGTCGATATCGAGCTGCGCCGCAGCATGTGGGACTACATGCGCCGCATCAACCGCGAGGAGGGCACCACCATCATCCTCACCACCCACTACCTGGAGGAGGCCGAGAGCCTCTGCCGCAACGTGGCGATCATCAACCACGGCGAGATCGTGCGAAATACCGGCGTGCGCGAGCTGCTCGCCGAGCTCGATACCGAGACCTTCCTGCTCGACCTCGCCGCCCCGGTCGAGGCCGCCCCCGAGCTGCCCGGCTTCGAGGTCAGTCGGGTGGAGCCGGCCCAGCTGGCGCTGGTGGTGCATCGTGGCCAGCGCATCAATGACGCCTTCCGCTCCTTGAGTGAGCTGGGCATCGAGGTGGTCTCCATGCGCAACCGTGCCAACCGCCTCGAGGAGATGTTCGTGAGCATGGTGGAGCAGGGCAACGACGCCCTCGACAAGGCCGCAGCCGACGCGGAGGCCCGCCCATGA
- a CDS encoding ABC transporter permease, translating to MNPTQTAIALWTLVLKEIKRFTRIWPQTLLPPSITMTMYFIIFGSLIGSRIGEMDGFSYMDFIVPGLIMMAVITNSYSNVASSFFSNKFQRSIEEMMVSPMPNWVILLGFVLGGMARGLGVGLIVTLVSLFFTRISVAHPLLTIGVVVLTSALFSIGGFINALLGKKFDDISIVPTFILTPLTYLGGVFYSISLLPAFWQGVSMLNPILYMVNVFRYGFLGVSDIPVGWALAAIVTFITVLFGVALWMLEHGKGIRS from the coding sequence ATGAACCCGACCCAGACCGCCATCGCCCTCTGGACCCTGGTGCTCAAGGAGATCAAGCGCTTCACGCGGATCTGGCCGCAGACCCTGCTGCCGCCCTCCATCACCATGACCATGTACTTCATCATCTTCGGCAGCCTGATCGGCTCGCGCATCGGCGAGATGGACGGCTTCAGCTACATGGACTTCATCGTGCCGGGGCTGATCATGATGGCGGTGATCACCAACAGCTACTCCAACGTGGCCTCGAGCTTCTTCTCCAACAAGTTCCAGCGCTCCATCGAGGAGATGATGGTCTCGCCGATGCCCAACTGGGTGATCCTGCTGGGCTTCGTGCTGGGCGGCATGGCCCGCGGCCTGGGGGTCGGCCTGATCGTCACCCTGGTCTCGCTGTTCTTCACCCGCATCAGCGTGGCCCATCCGCTGTTGACCATCGGCGTGGTGGTGCTCACCTCGGCGCTCTTCTCCATCGGCGGCTTCATCAACGCCCTGCTGGGCAAGAAGTTCGACGATATCTCCATTGTGCCGACCTTCATCCTCACGCCGTTGACCTACCTGGGCGGGGTCTTCTACTCGATCTCACTGCTGCCGGCCTTCTGGCAGGGCGTGTCGATGCTCAATCCCATTCTCTACATGGTCAACGTCTTCCGCTACGGCTTCCTGGGCGTCTCTGACATCCCGGTGGGCTGGGCGCTGGCCGCCATCGTCACCTTCATCACCGTGCTGTTCGGCGTCGCCCTGTGGATGCTGGAGCATGGCAAGGGGATCCGCTCATGA
- the queF gene encoding NADPH-dependent 7-cyano-7-deazaguanine reductase QueF (Catalyzes the NADPH-dependent reduction of 7-cyano-7-deazaguanine (preQ0) to 7-aminomethyl-7-deazaguanine (preQ1) in queuosine biosynthesis) has product MNHHRPDPLEHAPLGRESAYPERYDPALLYPIPRAANRAPLGIAEGPLPFVGEDEWHAFEASWLNGRGKPVVAVARFRLPADSPNLIESKSWKLYLNSFNQTRFASREAVIETLERDLAAAAGAPVAVALLEVDDEALMPRRLPGECLDELDIAVEAYTPSAEHLAVGDEIVEETLHSHLLKSNCPVTGQPDWGSVLIRYRGPKLDREGLLRYLIGYRQHQDFHEHCVEHIFMDLLTHARPERLLVLARYVRRGGLDISPWRATPGERPPEPLRLARQ; this is encoded by the coding sequence ATGAACCACCATCGTCCCGATCCCCTGGAGCATGCGCCCCTGGGCCGCGAGTCCGCCTATCCGGAGCGCTACGACCCCGCGCTGCTCTATCCCATCCCCCGCGCCGCCAACCGCGCCCCGCTGGGGATCGCGGAGGGCCCGCTGCCCTTCGTCGGCGAGGACGAGTGGCACGCCTTCGAGGCTAGCTGGCTCAACGGTCGTGGCAAGCCGGTGGTGGCCGTGGCGCGCTTCCGCCTGCCGGCGGACTCCCCCAACCTGATCGAGTCCAAGTCCTGGAAGCTCTACCTCAACAGCTTCAACCAGACCCGCTTCGCGAGCCGCGAGGCGGTGATCGAGACCCTCGAGCGCGACCTGGCTGCGGCGGCCGGTGCACCGGTAGCGGTGGCGCTGCTCGAGGTGGATGACGAGGCGCTCATGCCGCGCCGGCTGCCCGGCGAGTGCCTGGATGAGCTGGATATCGCCGTGGAGGCCTACACCCCCAGCGCCGAGCATCTGGCGGTGGGCGACGAGATCGTCGAGGAGACGCTGCACTCCCATCTGCTCAAGTCCAACTGCCCGGTCACCGGCCAGCCCGACTGGGGCAGCGTGCTGATCCGCTATCGCGGCCCCAAGCTCGACCGCGAGGGGCTCTTGCGCTACCTGATCGGCTACCGCCAGCATCAGGACTTCCACGAGCACTGCGTGGAGCACATCTTCATGGACCTCCTGACGCATGCCCGGCCCGAGCGGCTGCTGGTGCTGGCGCGCTACGTGCGCCGCGGCGGGCTCGACATCAGCCCCTGGCGCGCCACCCCCGGCGAGCGTCCCCCCGAGCCCCTGCGCCTGGCGCGACAGTAG
- a CDS encoding nitroreductase family protein, giving the protein MDAMTLLHERSSMGKLMGPPPSPEQLEAIYRAALRAPDHKELRPWRFIEFSGEGLSRLGELFAEAEYREDPHVGDAALDAVRKKPLRAPMVIAVIARVTPDLPKVPKIEQVISAGCAAHGILLAAHALGLGAMWRSGKYAFDPTVRKGLGLEEDDEVVAFLYLGQVGGRHRPIPEHEIDAFVERWR; this is encoded by the coding sequence ATGGATGCGATGACGCTGCTGCACGAACGCAGCTCCATGGGCAAGCTGATGGGGCCGCCGCCTTCGCCTGAGCAGCTCGAGGCGATCTACCGGGCGGCCCTGCGCGCCCCGGACCACAAGGAGCTGCGCCCCTGGCGCTTCATCGAGTTCTCCGGGGAGGGGCTCTCCCGCCTCGGTGAGCTGTTCGCCGAGGCCGAGTATCGCGAGGATCCCCACGTGGGGGACGCCGCCCTCGATGCCGTGCGCAAGAAACCCCTGCGTGCCCCCATGGTCATCGCGGTGATCGCCAGGGTGACCCCGGACCTCCCCAAGGTGCCGAAGATCGAACAGGTGATCTCCGCCGGCTGCGCCGCCCATGGCATCCTGCTGGCGGCCCACGCCCTGGGCCTCGGCGCCATGTGGCGCAGCGGCAAGTACGCCTTCGACCCCACGGTGCGCAAGGGGCTGGGCCTCGAGGAGGACGACGAGGTGGTGGCCTTCCTCTACCTCGGCCAGGTCGGCGGACGCCACCGGCCGATCCCCGAGCATGAGATCGACGCCTTCGTCGAACGCTGGCGCTGA
- a CDS encoding YiiD C-terminal domain-containing protein — protein sequence MREIGKPHPRLPLAAPGEEDDPARFLAWLGEAIPLVEQLGIREMRRDGECLMWELDLSPSLNDKGTGFGGALTAQTTLLGWCWTTLWLRRRGLARDVVVAEASQRFLAPVTGDYRLECTPEEEGGPARLVDQLAEKGRGRILLRQRLWCGETLCLEARGNYAVLAERRVENGLQSGT from the coding sequence ATGCGCGAGATCGGCAAGCCTCACCCGCGGTTACCGCTCGCCGCCCCCGGCGAGGAAGATGACCCTGCACGCTTCCTGGCCTGGCTCGGCGAGGCGATCCCCCTGGTCGAGCAGTTGGGCATCCGCGAGATGCGCCGCGACGGCGAGTGCCTGATGTGGGAGCTGGACCTCTCGCCCAGCCTCAACGACAAGGGCACCGGCTTCGGCGGTGCCCTCACCGCTCAGACCACCCTGCTGGGCTGGTGCTGGACGACCCTCTGGCTGAGACGCCGGGGGCTGGCCCGCGATGTGGTGGTGGCCGAGGCCAGCCAGCGCTTCCTGGCGCCGGTCACCGGTGACTACCGCCTCGAGTGCACGCCGGAGGAGGAGGGCGGGCCCGCGCGCCTCGTCGACCAGCTCGCCGAGAAGGGGCGCGGGCGCATCCTGCTGCGCCAGCGGCTCTGGTGCGGCGAGACCCTGTGCCTGGAGGCCCGCGGCAACTATGCGGTCCTGGCGGAGCGCCGAGTGGAAAACGGCTTGCAATCCGGCACTTGA